A genomic segment from Spinacia oleracea cultivar Varoflay chromosome 3, BTI_SOV_V1, whole genome shotgun sequence encodes:
- the LOC110778790 gene encoding polygalacturonase, with product MGRTLKIALLTFTLLHCALTIVAKGGAMYNVAKLGAIPDEKTDSSKAFVDAWAAACGSTGRPTIHVPPGRYMIRNAITFSGTKCKNKGVNFDIKGTLVAPSNFHILGNSVTWLAFEYVTGVSISGGVLDGQGAGLWACKTSGKGGCPSGVTNLGFTNSKNIVIKGLTSVNSQLYHIVFVGCKNVKVEGTKVSAPESSPNTDGIHVQLSTGVSIQSSSIRTGDDCISIGAGTTNMWMENIKCGPGHGISIGSLGKQMNEPGVQNITLKTATFTGTQNGVRIKSWGRPSNGFVKDVLFQHITMVNAQNPIIIDQNYCPGNKGCPGKVSGVRIDGITYQDIHGTSASPVAIHFDCSAINHCTGLRLEDVKLTHNSKPATSICAFAGGLTYGLVQPKSCL from the exons ATGGGGAGAACACTCAAAATTGCTCTCTTAACATTTACTCTCTTACATTGTGCTCTAACTATAGTAGCTAAAGGGGGTGCCATGTACAATGTGGCGAAATTGGGGGCGATACCGGACGAGAAAACGGATTCGTCAAAGGCATTTGTGGACGCATGGGCCGCCGCCTGTGGATCAACAGGGAGGCCCACAATTCACGTGCCACCGGGCCGATACATGATCCGAAATGCTATAACCTTCTCAGGGACGAAATGCAAGAACAAGGGTGTTAACTTTGATATTAAAGGAACCCTTGTTGCCCCTTCGAATTTCCATATTCTGGGAAACTCTGTTACGTGGCTTGCTTTTGAGTATGTCACCGGAGTGTCGATCTCTGGTGGGGTATTGGATGGTCAAGGTGCTGGTTTGTGGGCTTGTAAGACTTCCGGCAAAGGCGGCTGCCCCAGTGGTGTTACG AATCTTGGGTTCACAAACTCGAAAAACATAGTGATAAAAGGATTAACATCAGTAAACAGCCAATTATACCACATAGTATTTGTTGGTTGCAAGAATGTGAAAGTTGAAGGAACAAAAGTCTCCGCACCCGAGTCAAGTCCTAATACTGATGGAATTCATGTACAATTATCAACTGGTGTAAGTATTCAAAGTTCGAGCATTCGTACTGGGGATGATTGTATATCAATTGGTGCCGGAACCACCAATATGTGGATGGAGAACATCAAATGCGGACCTGGTCATGGTATTAG CATTGGAAGTTTAGGGAAACAGATGAATGAGCCTGGAGTCCAAAACATAACATTAAAGACTGCAACATTTACCGGGACTCAAAACGGTGTAAGAATCAAGTCTTGGGGAAGGCCTAGCAACGGATTTGTTAAAGATGTGTTGTTCCAACATATTACTATGGTTAATGCTCAAAATCCCATCATCATTGATCAAAATTATTGCCCTGGAAACAAAGGTTGCCCGGGAAAG GTTTCGGGAGTAAGAATCGATGGCATAACATACCAAGATATACATGGAACATCCGCTTCACCGGTCGCTATACATTTTGATTGTAGTGCAATAAACCATTGTACAGGTCTAAGATTGGAGGACGTAAAGCTAACACACAACAGCAAACCAGCCACCTCTATTTGTGCCTTTGCTGGTGGATTAACCTATGGATTAGTTCAACCTAAAAGCTGTTTATAG
- the LOC110778794 gene encoding polygalacturonase-like, producing MKNIIAITILIILNLTIVSASNDDRNNYYDIVTLGAKPNSKSDSSKALKMAWDMACDSPGQSTINIPEGRFNIRKPLKLDGKGCLSSRIDVIINGTIVAPSDFHVLQDSGTLVLFHDVDGVTVTGGLFDGRGAKLWACKRSGNDDCPRGVTTLAFRNSRNIEINGITSLDSQLYHIVISGSQNVRVQGVTISASGQSPNTDGIHVQSSTDVTILSSDIATGDDCISIGQGTRNLWIQDITCGPGHGISIGSLGKDLHESRVQNVTVITSTFTNTENGVRIKSWGRPSDGSVSNVLFQHLTMENVRNPIIIDQKYCPSHKDCPGDVSGIRVSDVTYEDIHGSSATPIAVKFDCSSKHYCSGIKLHDIHLTHKNKRASAFCSNCEGSTYGVVQPKSCLIEVNN from the exons ATGAAGAACATAATTGCAATAACCATCCTCATAATCCTAAACCTAACGATAGTTTCAGCATCAAATGATGATAGAAACAACTACTACGATATAGTAACCCTTGGTGCTAAACCTAACTCGAAATCCGACTCATCGAAAGCATTAAAGATGGCTTGGGATATGGCATGTGATTCACCAGGACAGTCCACCATTAATATCCCGGAAGGCCGATTTAATATTCGAAAACCCCTCAAACTTGATGGTAAAGGGTGTCTTAGTAGTAGGATTGATGTTATTATTAACGGCACAATCGTAGCCCCGTCTGATTTTCATGTGCTCCAAGACTCTGGGACATTGGTGTTATTCCATGATGTTGACGGTGTTACTGTTACTGGTGGGCTATTTGATGGGAGAGGAGCTAAATTATGGGCATGTAAGCGATCAGGGAATGACGATTGCCCTCGTGGTGTCACG ACGCTAGCATTCAGAAATTCAAGGAATAttgaaataaatggaattaCTTCACTAGATAGCCAATTGTATCACATCGTTATCAGCGGATCTCAGAATGTGAGAGTACAAGGAGTCACGATTTCTGCTTCAGGTCAAAGCCCTAACACTGATGGTATTCATGTGCAATCATCAACCGATGTTACAATATTAAGCTCGGACATTGCTACTGGGGATGATTGTATCTCAATCGGACAAGGAACTAGAAACTTGTGGATACAAGATATCACATGCGGCCCAGGACATGGTATTAG CATAGGAAGCTTAGGAAAAGATTTACACGAGTCAAGAGTGCAAAATGTTACAGTCATAACGTCTACTTTTACTAATACGGAAAATGGGGTGAGAATCAAGTCATGGGGAAGGCCAAGTGACGGGTCTGTTAGCAACGTTCTCTTCCAACATCTTACTATGGAGAATGTACGGAATCCTATCATCATTGACCAGAAATATTGTCCTAGTCATAAAGATTGCCCAGGAGATGTTTCTGGTATAAGAGTTAGTGATGTGACTTATGAAGATATCCATGGATCATCAGCAACACCTATCGCTGTGAAATTTGATTGCAGTTCCAAGCACTACTGTTCGGGTATAAAACTGCACGACATCCATTTAACTCACAAAAATAAACGGGCTTCGGCATTTTGTAGCAATTGTGAGGGATCTACCTATGGAGTAGTTCAACCTAAAAGTTGCTTGATTGAAGTAAATAATTAG
- the LOC110778791 gene encoding polygalacturonase-like encodes MKQIIIALLSFILVILVRTSLATTKYILAKGGNYYDIVALGAKPDPNIDSSNALKVAWKSACGSLGRSTIFIPQGRFLVRNAIKFSGKGCQTSGITFIIKGTIAAPKDFRVLGNSKTWVLFEDAYDVTISGGVFDGEGAGLWDCKRFGKGSCPRGVTTLGFINSMNIIVNGVTSLNSQLFHMVFNGCKNVKVQGAKISASGDSPNTDGIHVQKSTGVTILNSHIATGDDCISIGPGATNLWIQEITCGPGHGISIGSLGKELNEAGVQNVTVKMTTFTNTQNGVRIKSWGRPSSGYVRNIVFQQLTMVHAQNPIIIDQNYCPSHKGCPNKVSGVRVSNVTYKDIRGSSATPIAVKLDCSSKYHCSGITMEDINLSHNNKPSSSSCTNSVGTTFGVVQPNGCL; translated from the exons atgaAGCAAATAATTATAGCATTATTGTCATTCATCCTAGTGATTCTTGTTCGAACATCACTAGCAACAACAAAATATATACTTGCAAAAGGTGGCAACTACTACGACATTGTAGCCCTCGGAGCTAAACCCGACCCAAATATTGATTCATCGAATGCTTTAAAGGTGGCTTGGAAGTCGGCATGTGGTTCATTGGGCCGGTCCACCATCTTCATTCCTCAAGGGAGGTTCTTGGTTCGAAATGCCATTAAGTTTTCAGGGAAGGGGTGCCAAACTAGTGGGATTACCTTTATAATTAAGGGTACTATTGCGGCTCCTAAAGATTTTCGAGTGCTAGGGAACTCGAAGACGTGGGTGTTATTCGAGGATGCTTATGATGTTACGATCTCCGGTGGTGTTTTCGATGGTGAAGGAGCCGGATTGTGGGATTGTAAGCGATTTGGGAAAGGCAGTTGTCCTCGTGGTGTTACA ACTTTAGGCTTCATCAATTCGATGAACATTATAGTGAATGGCGTAACTTCACTGAACAGTCAATTGTTTCACATGGTTTTCAATGGGTGTAAGAACGTCAAAGTGCAAGGTGCTAAGATCTCCGCCTCAGGTGATAGCCCAAACACTGATGGTATCCATGTACAAAAGTCAACTGGTGTGACAATTTTGAATTCACACATTGCTACTGGCGATGATTGTATCTCAATTGGCCCCGGAGCTACTAACTTATGGATTCAAGAAATAACATGCGGCCCAGGTCATGGTATTAg CATTGGAAGCTTGGGAAAGGAGTTAAATGAGGCAGGAGTACAAAATGTTACGGTGAAAATGACCACTTTTACTAATACACAAAATGGAGTGAGAATAAAGTCATGGGGAAGGCCGAGTAGTGGATATGTTCGGAATATTGTGTTCCAACAACTCACAATGGTGCATGCCCAAAATCCTATTATTATTGACCAAAATTATTGCCCTAGTCATAAAGGTTGCCCcaacaag GTTTCTGGCGTAAGAGTTAGTAACGTGACATATAAAGATATCCGTGGATCATCAGCCACGCCAATTGCAGTAAAACTCGATTGTAGCTCAAAGTATCATTGCTCGGGCATTACAATGGAGGACATAAACCTATCTCACAATAACAAGCCATCATCTTCATCTTGTACCAATTCTGTTGGGACAACTTTTGGTGTAGTTCAGCCAAATGGTTGTTTGTAA